Sequence from the Vanacampus margaritifer isolate UIUO_Vmar chromosome 18, RoL_Vmar_1.0, whole genome shotgun sequence genome:
atatatatatatacacatacataaatatatatatgtatatacatatttttttttgtgtgcgtgtaatttaacattaaaattaTCTTATTTCCCCCTCCGCTGTGACGTGTAATTCGCCACTGCTGGTCATGTGACGGCACGCCGACCAATCAAAGCATCGGCTTGGTCAAGTAAAcggaagtaaacaaacaaagctGCCTGCGTAAACCGGTAGTCGCGTTGGATTCAACTCTTAAATACTTCTTACTTCACAGCCCAGACCTACTCAAGAGGAGACTACAACATGATGATCCTGTTGCAGTTCGACACTACTTCCCACTGCTACAAATGCCATGGTGTTTTGTGATCATCTGGAAGCTCCAGACCTCATGGGAAATATTGCATCAACTGAAACAGAAGCATCTTCAGAAACTGAAGGTGACGTTGCTGTTTCTCAACCTCAAGAAAGCATGAGGATTCTCGACAATTTTacccaaattagcattttcgCAAACTCAAACATGCTTGAATTGAATGACATATCAAAATTTGCTTTAACTTGTTGTTTTTCTActcgaatgttgatttcattttCTGGACGCTTTCTATTGAAGAGCAGCAGCTGTCGCAAAGCTCTTCCTCAAACACATGACATCATAAATGAAAGGATCGTTGTGGAGtcgctcacttttttttactcgcgactgccacctttgGTCTAAAGCggaactgcagcctctgtgttaCGCTCGTGCACGGCGCCACCCAAGACTCCACACTGAAGAGAAGACACAAGCTGATATTAGGCACACTTGGAGTCAAAATTCCATCACTTGTGACCGAGTGAGGCAGACGCACTGCGGCTCTCCTGAGAATCAACGTTGGAAGCTTGTCCACTGAGGACCATGGCCAGCCGAGTTGAGGACGATCTCAAATGTCCGACCTGTTTGGAGATCTTTCAAGATCCGGTCTTTCTGCCGTGCGGTCACAGCTTTTGTCGTGCGTGTGTGCAGCAGTGGTGGCAGGAGAAAAGGGATGGATCGTGTCCAGCCTGTCGAAAAAAGTGTCGATCGGAGGATGTGCCTTCAAACTTGGCACTGAAGAACGCGTGTGAGACCTTTAAGCAAGCCTCCGTGGAGTCAGACAACATCTGCATCCTGCACCAGGAGGAACGGAAACTCTTCTGCATGGACCACCAGGAGCTTGCGTGCCTCAACTGCACAAGCACAGAACGCCACAGCGGGCGCACGTTCTGCTCCATCAATGacaatgaaatgacaaaagGTCACGTAAAGAAACTTCAGGAAAGCCTGCAGTGCGCCATGAAAAGACAGACGGAATACAAAAAGATTATAGACGATTGGAACGAACACGCGACATACACCAAGAAACATCGGGAGACGGCGGAAATCCAGATTAAGAAGGATTTCGAGGAGTTTCGTCGCTTCCTGCAGGCTGAGGAGGCGGCCAGGTTGGCCGCACTGAAGGACGAAAAGGAGCAGAAGAGTCGCAGGATGCAGAGGAGGATCGACCTTCTTGATAATGACATAGCCGCACTGTTGGCCACCATCAGAAGCACAGAGGAGCAGCTGACCTCTGACCCCGTTCCCTTCATGAAGAACTTCCAGGATGCGATGAACAGAATCCAGCGGCTGCCCGGCCGGCACGAGCGGCCCCGACCAGGAGCTCTGCTGGACGAAGCCAAGCATGTGGGCAACCTCAAGTTCCGCGTGTGGGAACGGATGAAGGAGTTGGTCTCCTAGTCCAGCCCCGTCGTTCTGGACCCAAACGCGGCCCATACAGAACTTGGTCTGTCTGAAGATCTGACCAGTGTGAGTTGTCAAAgaatgccgccgccgccgccgccttctcGCGGTTTAATGAGGTTGGCGTTATCCAAAATAACTCGGGAACGCATATGTGGGATGTTGAGGTGGGAGACAACAAAAGTTGGCAACCGGGGCTGGCAAGCGACAACTCTCTTGGTTGGCCAGTCAATGTGGAAAGATTTACGATTCTATTTCATGAGAATCCTAATCGTGACGCTAATTTTTGTGACCGTAATAGATCGTGGAACGCGTCGCCGGTGAGGCTACAGAGGATTTCCGAGTTCAGgtggacacaaacacaaaaatgactttCATTCTCGGAATCTCGTACAATCACTGAATTGTGCAAACTGGATCCTGCCCGTTGGCCACAATTGGCTGAAAACACGGAAATGTTTCCTATCTTTTTACACAGTTCATCAACTTCCTCTGCAAATAATTCCACTTGCATGTCGTGTTACGACTCAAAGCCAGTGATGATGTTGGAGATGTTTTGCTCCCACAATTGTCATCgatgaaattttttacattgatTGACCTGttcaataaagaaaataaaatgtcaggTTATTGATAAAGAATGTATCAGAACTCAATTGGAATGAAATGTTATATTGTGGTTTGCCAAAATAGAATAAAGTGCCTTGAAGTCTTATTTGACTGCCTTGCCTGATGGCATAGTGGTTTATAACAAAAATGTTCTCTGGGTGCCACTTAGTTTGGTGGCCATGAATGTCAGCTGTGCGGACGGACGATCGCCAGCCGTAATTGTTGTCATCTGTGGGACACAAGTTTTCATTCACAGCGTTTGCGCTTTGACGTTTCATCTTGTTGAAGGTGACTTCCGTGCGAATTCCTTCCTGCAGAGGAAAGCGCAAAAACAGACGTGTACTGAGTCCCCAGCAGCCTGCGAGAGCGTCGCATCACATCTCGTCTCGTCTTGCCATCTTTTCTCTTGCAGATGAAGCCAGTGGTCGCCGTCGCCCGCCAAGGAAATACAGCGTTGCGCAGACTGTCTGTATCGACGGACtaaaacctgcttcagtcggtgtattttttcaaaacttgGCATCATAACGCATTGGCTGAAAAACGTAGGTTTCCTGGGTTGCTTCTCTTCTTCTTGCTCTCATTTGAACTGCGTGTCTTCCAGTCCAACTCAGTGCTGCCTGGCATGTTGTGGCACCAGGTGGTACTACACTGAGCGCATCAACTTCCGACAAAACTTgggactgtttgtttgtttgcgagGCAGGAAGTAGCGAGGACGGAGACAAGGAGTGAAAGACgtgcatttacaaacaaatcgTGAACGTCCACTTAATTAAGAACGGCGACAGTCTCAAATTCccttatttattaaaaaaaaaacgactatgTATatagtgaggctttgtttctcAAAAAAAGAATgctattgctattattattattatttttttaaatgataatgtATACCATTAACAAGGAGGTTTTGGTCAGCATGATCCTCATAAATGCCTCTTCTGGCGTGGTCTTCGGTTAGGATTTGGAAATCTCAATTTGAGAGCATCAAGATTATTCAGATTCAATCTAGTAAAGTTTTCAAATACCGGGATAGCAAATGACattgttgcagttttttttttttttttgtccacagcTGTTCTTGCACAGCTTGCAAGTCTCCCTGTTGGCAAGTATGCTCATAT
This genomic interval carries:
- the LOC144038612 gene encoding E3 ubiquitin-protein ligase TRIM35-like encodes the protein MASRVEDDLKCPTCLEIFQDPVFLPCGHSFCRACVQQWWQEKRDGSCPACRKKCRSEDVPSNLALKNACETFKQASVESDNICILHQEERKLFCMDHQELACLNCTSTERHSGRTFCSINDNEMTKGHVKKLQESLQCAMKRQTEYKKIIDDWNEHATYTKKHRETAEIQIKKDFEEFRRFLQAEEAARLAALKDEKEQKSRRMQRRIDLLDNDIAALLATIRSTEEQLTSDPVPFMKNFQDAMNRIQRLPGRHERPRPGALLDEAKHVGNLKFRVWERMKELVS